A section of the Telopea speciosissima isolate NSW1024214 ecotype Mountain lineage chromosome 3, Tspe_v1, whole genome shotgun sequence genome encodes:
- the LOC122655468 gene encoding LOB domain-containing protein 1-like: protein MDSNEVTNAMIPSPLFAFTSTSSSSLDQSSLGHHPSHEDESPPPCPPLVIRPCAACKGLRRRCVATCILAPYFPPTQPLKFLAVHKVFGASNVLKFLQGLPESQRADAVVSMVYEATTRIRDPVYGCAGVICNLQKLVNHLQMELDITKAHLFNITCQQENLPAAMSCLEMKEAQQPKLQQPSFKDFIFGGTSTFQNCENLLEDNSWMV, encoded by the exons ATGGACTCAAATGAAGTCACCAATGCTATGATCCCATCTCCATTGTTCGCCTTTACTTCTACTTCATCATCTTCACTTGATCAATCTTCTCTTGGTCATCATCCATCTCATGAAGATGAATCTCCTCCTCCTTGTCCTCCTCTTGTCATTAGACCTTGTGCTGCTTGTAAAGGCCTCCGTCGAAGATGTGTTGCAACATGTATCCTGGCACCATACTTTCCCCCTACCCAACCCCTCAAGTTCTTGGCTGTGCATAAGGTATTTGGAGCTAGCAATGTCTTGAAATTCTTGCAG GGACTTCCAGAGTCTCAGAGGGCTGATGCGGTCGTTAGCATGGTCTACGAAGCAACAACAAGGATTAGAGACCCAGTGTATGGGTGTGCAGGTGTAATTTGCAATCTGCAGAAGCTTGTAAACCATCTTCAGATGGAGTTGGATATTACAAAGGCCCATCTTTTCAATATAACATGTCAACAGGAAAACCTTCCAGCGGCCATGTCATGCTTGGAAATGAAAGAAGCTCAACAGCCCAAATTGCAACAACCCTCATTCAAAGACTTCATATTTGGTGGTACTTCTACCTTCCAGAATTGCGAGAACTTATTAGAGGACAActcatggatggtgtga